From the genome of Bombus pascuorum chromosome 2, iyBomPasc1.1, whole genome shotgun sequence, one region includes:
- the LOC132904608 gene encoding uncharacterized protein LOC132904608 — protein sequence MHKRKLKRNTLLQNIKTSEILPRVNISRDNQNKSSDYFQLPSLQKKKTWKDVDDNVSTWDKNSTATDISCSSEIENIATKKAMEQWEAIESTLYEDGNQVTQTSVLEECIQWRMQIPHLRIVGKNLFLSPKSNYQDLNLNHNQIKNNFDFNNEEVFPEYSTSLKKRKNSSKQRLQKTSQDEIFDMLYEYVISKLFPNKGNEIDSLYDEFNDVLQIHTATIHSNKSSAKSIKGNWFEETISLESRFSNNNSKGREDYALPMRKESAQTYTKEIQKKHDNPMNNDKIRNQKDESTTEDKLLRPHTSRNKLGTVFNEKIVVSPVPYVLSTRESFSTVKTTPIKFMAQSLEVSSFQGSSKNINYFKNSGKNSTSAKISAWHAPVSPAVWPKNIKLAPLDTTRFSSSKDRSLTSSSVPVSRNRKPLSPISRSTPPVQTIHNNNHEGLEIQGKHIIPGQSPKLSAPTTNSENAGSSKSRKKKLIKNKTAMNYN from the exons ATGCATAAAAGGAAACTTAAACGAAACAc attactacaaaatataaaaacttcTGAAATTTTACCAAGAGTGAATATTTCTCGagataatcaaaataaatcaagtgattattttcaattaccaagtttacaaaagaagaaaacttgGAAAGATGTTGATGACAATGTATCAACCTGGGATAAAAATAGTACTGCAACAGATATATCCTGTTCttcagaaattgaaaatattgcaaCGAAGAAAGCTATGGAACAGTGGGAAGCTATCGAAAGTACATTGTATGAAGATGGTAATCAAGTAACTCAAACATCTGTTTTGGAAGAATGTATACAATGGAGAATGCAAATACCTCACTTAAGAATAGTTGGGAAGAATCTGTTTCTTTCACCTAAAAGTAACTATCAAGATTTGAATCTAAATCATAATcagataaagaataattttgattttaataatgaGGAGGTATTTCCAGAATATAGTACTTCATTAAAG aaaaggaaaaattcatCTAAGCAAAGATTACAGAAAACATCACAAGATGAGATATTTGATATGCTTTATGAATATGTAATATCCAAGCTGTTTCCAAataaaggaaatgaaattgattCATTATATGATGAATTCAATGatgttttacaaatacatACAGCTACTATTCACAGTAATAAAAGTTCCGCAAAAAGTATAAAGGGAAATTGGTTTGAGGAAACAATATCTCTCGAAAGtagattttcaaataataatagtaaaggAAGAGAAGATTATGCCTTACCTATGAGAAAAGAAAGTGCTCAAAcatatacaaaagaaattcAGAA AAAACATGATAATCCTATGAATAATGACAAAATAAGAAATCAGAAGGATGAATCTACTACGGAAGATAAGCTTTTAAGGCCACACACTAGTAGAAATAAACTTGGAACtgtttttaatgaaaagaTTGTAGTTAGTCCTGTGCCTTATGTTTTATCAACCAGAGAAAGCTTTTCTACCGTCAAAACTACTCCAATCAAGTTTATGGCACAGTCTCTAGaagtttcttcctttcaag gctcaagtaaaaatatcaattattttaaaaattcgggAAAAAATTCAACTTCAGCTAAAATTTCTGCTTGGCATGCTCCTGTTTCTCCTGCTGTGTGgccaaaaaatataaagcttGCTCCACTCGACACGACACGATTTTCGAGTAGCAAAGATAG atcTTTAACATCATCATCTGTACCAGTATCACGCAACAGGAAACCTTTAAGTCCTATTTCTCGATCTACTCCACCAGTACAAActattcataataataatcacGAAGGTTTAGAAATTCAAGGAAAACATATAATTCCTGGACAATCTCCTAAGTTAAGTGCGCCTACTACAAACTCGGAGAATGCTGGGAGTAGCAAAAGcagaaaaaagaagttaatcaaaaacaaaacTGCAATGAATTACAACTAA